Within the Salvia hispanica cultivar TCC Black 2014 chromosome 4, UniMelb_Shisp_WGS_1.0, whole genome shotgun sequence genome, the region TCATTATAGTTTGTATACAATTATGGTTATTGGATAACATATGataaattgagaataaaagttCATCTCAATGAAATGACAATGTAAAGTTGGAATTGATTTGTGATACATGGAAGGAATCATGTCGCTTAATGATGTGTGACCGCCATGATTCGatcaattctaattttgtCATGGTATTTAAGGATATTTTGAACTTGAAATAAAAGTGCGCAATATGGTTATTAAACCATCAAGACGATACAAAGGTCAAGTGGGAGAatgtaagaatatttatattcttatatgACCTATGTATCTATTGGTTTAAATTAAAGTTctagtttataatattaaaagttaaaagggATTCGAATATTAAAGACGACACCGTGATGGATCGGTTTCGGATAAAGAATTAGAATCGGGTGTATTGATAACCCTCCTCTCTTACCTCTAATTATAATgctataatataatatatatagtatatattatattatacgaaatgtattatatatatgatgtaTGTGTGTAGCCGAGCATGTACTAAAGTAACAATTAATTATGGTAGTTACTTagtacataaaataatattattaaatatgcaTGTATTTGAATATGCACGTGTGTGACGTGGGGGATTGAGTTAGAATCAGTTTCTTTAGAAACTAATTAACTACCTTCCCAACCGACATGTGTATTGCATTAACGAATGCAATAGTGTTTTAAATTGTAAAGTCACGTCTATGTGTCTCTTCATGAAGAGTCACTTCTTGCCTATATAAAGAGATGGTATGTGCATTATTTACACACACCAACAAATGCTTACAGTATTCAGTCGGCatttatacacacacacacatatatatatatatagaaaagtgCTCTTGATTATTTATCCATTAAAGGAATCAAATAGAAGGCTTAAGGTCAAGGAGAGGAGAATCATCAAAGGTGGATTcaacatcttcttcaacacaaGAAAAGCATGGATGGAGGTTAGTGATCTATCTCCACTTTATAGTTTAAATGTTGtggttgaattaattcaaatctagACTTAGATTTCATTATAGAAATCATTAAAGTTGAAATATGGCTTACACTGATCGCCGGTGCTGAAACGGAGGTTCCCAGAGATGTCCCTGTAAATGCCGAATCACGAAGAAAGTGGAAGATCAAGTGCGGTAAAGTGCTCTTTGCGTTGAGGACATCAATCAACAAGGAGTTCATTGATCATGTTCGTGATGTGAGCTCTCCAAAAGAAGTTTGGCAAACACTTGAAAGTGTTTGTACCAAATAAAACACCGCAAGGCTGCAACTTTTGGAGAATGAGTTAGCAATGTTAACTCAAGGAGGTATGTTAGTTTCCGAATATTTTTTACGGATTAAAAGCAGTTGTGCTGAAATATCAGAGATAGACACGAACGAAAAGATCAGCGAAGCACGTCTGCGTCGCTATCTTATTCGTGGTCTGAGGAAGGAGTATGGGCCCTTCGTCACCTCGATACAAGGGTGGGCAAATCAGCCTTCAGTAGAGGAGCTAGAGAATCTTCTTTGCAATCAAGAAGCCTTGGCGAAACAAATGGCGAAGAGTCTTGATTCTGATGCTGTTCTCTTCTCAAAGGGGAAATCAAACAAGAAGAATGCGTGGACTTCGAACAAGGGTAAGGATGAAGACACGAGTGCAGGCAAAGGCAAAAATTCTCCAAGTAAGAAGCCTATCACGTGTTTCAGGTGCGGAAAGACTGGGCGCACATTAAGAAGAATTGTCGTGTTAAGCTTGCTAAAGCCAACATTACCAGCACAAATGATGGAgatgataaaattgaatggGATCAGTGCTTCACCATTGAAGCAATCAAAGAAAAGGAAGGTGATgcccatgtcaactacatcaACGACAAGGAGAAATGGATCGTCGACTCTGGTTGCTCTCATCATGCAACCGGAAATGACACTTTGTTCTCGGAGATGCGTGATCACCATGGAGAGAGAGTTGGTGTCACTGCAGACAACTCAACTCATCCAGTAGCCAAAGAAGGTGATGTGACCATTGACGTTGTCGGAAATCCATCAGCCAAAAGTGTCAAGCTGCATGATGTTTACCACGTTCCAGGTTTGAAACGAAATCTAGCTTCGGTCACTCAAATTACAGAATCTGGAAAATATGTCTTGTTTGGTCCTAATGATGTGAAGGTGCTTGATAATGTGAAGAATATTTCTGCTGATGTAACATATATTGGAGAGAAGAAGGGTTCTTTGTTTGTTATGTCAGCAGGTGAAGCCTATGTCAAGAAAACAAGCCAAACCGACAATGCAACGATCTGGCATGCTCGGTTAGGCCATGTAGGCTATCAGCTATTGCAGCAAATGTCGTCTAAAAGGTTGGTCGTTGGCATGCCTACTCTGATGAATGTGCATGAAGATGTAAGAAAACTAGTAcatggaagtagggatcgaatccacagagatgaatgcgcaagtaaacatgttcaaagactcaggaactatttttttatttttggctgctgccacacaatttttggggttgcgctttaattcctagacttggtaattgaaatattctactctaacagctagatctaggcagagaCATAAAAGCATGCATATTAACCGAAATAGAGCGAGACAATTTCTAGATCAAACGAACAGTTTCCTAAATTAACCTAGACTTGGGAAAGAAACTAgacgtggggaccattttctgaaaaggtagagtacgattgaaaagctgcaaaataactaactaaaggactaactaacaacgacatcatcttctccaatatttatCACGAAATAACCAGTTAAAACAGAGCAAGAACGTAGATCGAAGCAAAGTAAACGAAATTACACCGATAGAAATTAAGCCAGTTAAAACTGAAGCAGATCTACAACTACTAGACGAGGCAAAACGAGAATGCAGAActtaaacaactaaatgaaaCGAGAACAAGCAGATCCAACCACGGGGCgcttaatccactccggatccaagccatccataACAACCAAACATCATTTCCACCTCCGATCCTCACAAGTCTACGTAGTTTCAACCGATCACAAACAAATTTCTTACAAAACAACTCCAAACTCAGATCATCCAACAATAATCAGCAAATCAAACCCAAAACAACACGATAAGATAAACGAAACAAAAGCAGTGATATCCATTGCAAAATACGAGGTATCCAACGATAGTAACAACATAAGGCCGAGCCTCGAACAGCGAGGACTCGGCGAGTACCAAAAGTagacagaaaaataaaagacaactgtttcttctcctccttagagacggtgttgcacCACAAACTTCTGATGAAATGAGAACCATCCCCTCAGATTTCCCCcaagtgtgtgagtgtgtagagaaaaattGGAAAACTAAGCTAGGAGCTGAAAGTTGATTCCTTCATGTTGATTGCGTGCTCCTTTTTATAATGgatagagcttctagactgttctTGTAATGCCCATTTTTCCCTTCGATTCGATGCTCTTTTGTCTAGCGCTCTTCCTTGTTCAGCTTATTTTTCCTGCCGGCTTCCTCCACCAGGCGATCTCTGTCTTCTTCCTGGGGTTGGcgattttctctacacacctggctcaaaAAGGTTTGTTAGACCCGggaaatcacagaatttatccctattaccaatgcatgaaattagccttatcaagaTGTGATTTGCCAAGGCTGTCAATATGGTAAATCGCATAGACTCCCTTTTAAAAAGTCCTTGAATCGTAGATCTACGTTGTTCGAATTAGTTCACACAGATTTCATGGGGCCGACTAGAACACCAAGTTGCAGCAGTCATCGCTATGTTATGGTGTTGGTGGATGATCACTCAAGGTTCACTTGggtgaaattttttaaagaaaagagTGAGGCTCTATCCAAGTTTATGGAGTTCAGAGATGCTGTTGAAAAGGAGTTTGGGAAGAAGATAAAGTGCCTCTGCAGTAACAATGGTGGAGAATATATGTCAAATGCTTTCTTCAAATATTGCGAAGACAATGGCATTCAACGGCAAATGACTTTTCCAGACACTCCTCAGTAGAACGGAGTGGCAGAAAGAAAGCTAGCTCATCTCACCTCAGTTTGTCTTTCATGGCTGCATGAAAAGAATCATCCTCGAGAACTTTGGGCGGAAGCTGTTAAATGTGCCTGTCATGTGACGAACAGGCTGCCTCCCTGGCCAGGTACTCAAAAATCACcttttgagattttatatgGTGAAGTTCCAGATGTCAATTACTTTAGGGTCTTTGGTTCTATTTGCTACGCACATGTTCCTACGTCTAATAGAACCAAGCTTGACCCGAAAGCGAAGAAGTGCATATTTGTTGGATATGACTATTATAGAAAGGGCTGGAGGTGCATGGATCCGAAGACGATGAAGTATACTACGTCTAGAGATGTGGTATTTGATGAAGTATCATCTCTTTATGCTGCTCAAGAATTTGCTGCCCTTGATGGGGATCAAGATAGTTCGGAGCCACTATTTCCTGAAATAGATGTACAAGCTTCTAGCCGTGAAGGAGCTGAAAATGATTCACCAATTTCAGAACAGATTGTTGGTGCTTCTCCAGTTTCTAGACAGATTGCAAGTGCAGAGAATAATGATGTGGAGCAGATTTCGGGAAGGCCGAGAAGAGAGATACGACAACCAGATTATCTCAAACATTATGAGGTAGATATCAATCATTGTTCGGTTGTATCGTGTTTCTTTACAGGAGagatgaatgttgaagatccAATAAGCTATGAAGAAGCAAAGGGCAGTCCAAATTGGGAAAAAGCTATGCGAGAGGAGATCGAAGCCTTAGACAGAAACGAGACATGGGAGCTGGTGTGTAGGCCTGAAAACTGTCAAATCGTCTCGTGCAAATGGGTATTCCGCATAAAAAAGAAGTCTGATGGAACCATTGACAGGTTTAAAGCTCGTTTAGTTGCTCGCGGGTTTTCTCAAAGCTATGGAATCAACTATGAGGAGACTTTCAGTCCAGTAGCAAAAATGGTGACAGTAAGATCTATACTCTCTATTGTTGCGTTCAAAGGGTGGAAGTTGTGGCAACTCGATGTAAAGAATGCATTTCTTTACGGTGAGTTAGATCATCCGGTGTTTATGGATCAGCCCGAAGGCTTCGTCTCAACAAAGTTTCCAGCCTGCGTGTGTCGTTTGAAGAAGACTCTATATGGCTTGAAGCAAGCACCTCGAGCTTGGTATGGTAAAGTTGCTCAATACCTTCTCTTTTGTGGTTTAAGAGTATCTACCTCAGATTCCAGTTCGTTCGTCAAAATAGAACCACATGTGCATCTTCTAGTATTAttgtatgttgatgatatgataATAACGGGAGGAAATGAGTCAGAAATCGTTGAATTGATGGCTGATCTATCTGTTCGTTTTGAGATGAAAAATTTGGGAGAGGTTGAATGTTTCCTTGGCTTAGAAGTGGAGAGAGCAGATCAGGGATATTTTGTCTCTCAAAGAGGCTATGCAAGGAGTCTCTTGGAGCGCTTCGACATGGGGGAGTCGAAAGAAATGGCTACACCAATGGAATCAAATCTCAAGTTGAAGAAAGATGAAGGAAAGCCACTGAAAGATGCTAAGAAGTTTCGACAGCTTGTTGGGAGTCTGATTTACTTGACCATCACAAAGCCGGAGATCTCTTACTCTGTTGGTGTTGTTGCACAATTTATGCAAAATCCAAGGAGTTATCATTTAGATGTTGCGAAGAGAATTCTGCGCTATGTGAAAGGAACTATAAGCTACGGGCTACTATACAAGAATTGTGATAACTTCTTGTTGAGTGGATTTGTTGATGCAGATTGGGTTGGAGACTCAAATGATCGTCGGTCAACTACTGTTTTGATATTGGTTCAGCGGTTGTTTCATGGTGTTCGAAGAAACAAGATATTGTGGCCTTGTCAAGTAGTGAAGCAGAATATGTTGCAGCAACCATGGCTGCACAAGAATGTGTTTGGCTGAAGAGATTGATTGGAGATATGCTAAGTAATGTCGACTATCCTGTGCAGATCAAGTGCGACAATGAAAGTGCTATAAAGTTGGCTTCAAATCCAGTTTTTCATGCTCGTACGAAGCACATTGAAGTTCGACATCACTTTATTCGTGAGAAGGTTCTGAATCAAGAAGTCAAGCTAGAGGAGTCTGCACCAACGATCAAGTGGCTGATATTTTCACTAAGGCCTTGGCAAAGTCTAAATTCGAGCTTTTCCGTGCTGCCTTAGGTGTTGTTGAGCAGGAGTTTGCACTAAGGGGGAGTGTTAAAATTAGTGCTAAACTTTAGGAACTAACAAATATGTTTAGTGGCtgtttttaattagtttgttCTGTTATTTTCTATTCTAGAATTTAGGAGTCACTCGTAGAGTGATTTAGTagtcaatttaattttgttattctgTTTTGTTAGTGGCAGATAGTGCTAGAGAGTTTTTAGGAATTTGTTGAGCAGCTTGCCTATAAATAAGTTGTATCTGGAAGTATTTTAATACACACTAATTTTCTGCCATCGTATAGCTTTCTTTTCTGctttccttttatttgttttagcACTCGCATCACAAAACATACCTACTTGTTGAGTGGTTCTCGTCTTATTAGAGTAGTAGATGAGTTGATGTCCGTTCATTAACATTAAAATGCCGCCATCTCTGAAAACTTTGATAGGATATATAGACATATTAACCCACCAATCCACATCAAAATCAATGCTCAACTTGTATTCTATGGTCCAAGATTCCTCAATATGGTATTCTTTCATCAACCAGATGACAATTTCAGAGTAGTTTTATGTGTAACAAACACAAAGACAGTCCCTAAAATTAGTCAACTTGACATTCGATTCCACATCTCCATCCATAGGAAAGCCTTGAGGTGCAGAGAAGATGCTAAAACATTCCGTTTCAGCATCAAAACCACAAATTCGAATAGAGAGTTGATCAAAATCATCTACTATCCAGTGGAGGTTGCCATTACATACAGCACGTtcattggaattgaatttgaaaccAGAAGCAGCGCCAGTTTCAATGGGCCTCCATAATCCTGTTCCGAGGGTATATACTTGAAAAGAGTCGGATTCAAGGGTTCGACCGAGATAGACCACCTTATATTGCTCACTTACTTTGCTCGCGCAAAATTGGAAACACGACCAGCAATTGTATTCCTTAGGACGGCAGAGGCTGATATATTCACGAGTGACCGGATTGCATATGTAAACAGAAGTTTCG harbors:
- the LOC125220954 gene encoding uncharacterized protein LOC125220954, with the protein product MNQTQCMIFEILDEEEEEADLESHDLHGITLTDFDTPHTMKATIGSAADGLLLLYPNADDPETSVYICNPVTREYISLCRPKEYNCWSCFQFCASKVSEQYKVVYLGRTLESDSFQVYTLGTGLWRPIETGAASGFKFNSNERAVCNGNLHWIVDDFDQLSIRICGFDAETECFSIFSAPQGFPMDGDVESNVKLTNFRDCLCVCYT